A stretch of DNA from Drosophila virilis strain 15010-1051.87 chromosome 5, Dvir_AGI_RSII-ME, whole genome shotgun sequence:
CCGTGAGAATCGGCAGCTAACAAGTCCCCTAGAGATTGAGTTCAATTTTAAGGtgtgtttttcttattatatcacaataaattgaaataaatttgaatttaccTGGATTTCAAATACAGCGCGGCGAAACATTGCTCAAGAAAGGTCGAATACTCTAGTAATGCTCAAGTTGCGATCTTTGGCTGGTGCACTCTCCAGCAACCTGTGCCGGCTGGCGTCCACGGCTCACTTGGACTACTCACGCTACCCAAGTCTCCAGGAGTCGGACATTGAGGAGACATTATTGCGCGGCAGCGGACCTGGTGGACAAGCCgtaaacaaaaccaacaattGCGTCTTTCTACGTCATCTGCCAACTGGCATAACCGTCAAGTGTCATCTACATCGTTTGGCTTCCAAGAACCGGATTGAGGCGCGTAAAATATTGTTGGATAAGCTCGATGCGCACCTAAACGGCGAACAGTCAATTGCAGCACAACAGAAAGTGCTCGATCAGAAAAAGTCCTCGGAGCGCAAACGCCGGCAAGGCAAATTGCAGGAGATGAAGAAGACCTGGCAAAGTCGTGAGCGTGGAGAGAATGAAAAGTGAAGCAGTGTAcgcttattaaaaatatgtgtttaTTTGAACACAGCTACCAGCTGGAGAAATCGCCAAAACCGTTTGtatgtttcttctttttcgcTGGCTGTGCTCCAGGCAATTGTGATTGTGGTTCTGGGTTTTTGGGCGCACTTGGTTTTAGATATTTGCCCACTCCTTCACGGTACTTTTTAAGCGGTTCGTTTAAACGTTTTTGCTGTTCAAGCTTTATGGCCGCCACCTGTTTACTGGCCGCTTCCTCGGCACGCTCTTTGGCCAGCTGCTCGACAGCTTCTTCGAATGGATTAACGAACACCTGAGCGTTCTCTATTATGATGTCCTCAATGGGCCTGTCCTTGTTGTCCACCTCaatgttttccattttctGCAAAGTCTCAAGGCCTCCAACAAGTTTGCCAAAAATTGTGTGTTTGCCGTCAAGCTGCTTGCATGAGCGATATGTAATGAAGctatagagaaagagagagagagtaatcACCAGTTGAATTTATTAGCTACTTCAATTGCTACTCACAACTGGGAGCCATTTGTATTGGGGCCCGAATTAGCCATTGACAGCATGCCGCGTCCCGTGTGACTTAGATTAGGCTTAAACTCGTCCTCAAACATCTTTCCCCATATCGATTTACCACCAGCACCTGTGCCTGTCGGGTCCCCTCCTTGTATCTAAGGTAAAACAGATTACGTTACTATTGAATTTAGCGCCAAGTCGAGTGTTGCTCACAATAAAGTTCCTTATGGAACGGTGAAACAGCACATTATTATAATAGCCATCTGCACaatgtttaataaaattgtCGCAAGCGCGTGGTGTCTGCTCGCAGTAGAGTTCCAAGTTGAGCGGCCCGAAATTTGTGTTCAGTCGCACATAGCCCTTCTTCTTGACTCGCTCGTACTTGACAAGATCATCGTCAATGATAGCTGCCTCGCTTTGGGATACGGGCATCATGGCAGTGGACGTAAAGCTGGCTGCAACAGCGCCGGTTGAGTAGTGCGCTGCGTTAAACTTGTCTGCGGTGCGTTTAGAGCCAGATGGTGCCTCTTCCGCTGGTTGATAATCTTTCTGTAGCTGTGCCAGCGTTTCTTTCGTTTCCATATTCATGGTCTTGATGCGTCCCAGGGGATCCTTGCGCTCCAGCTGCTCTTCCGCTGTTAACACACGTAAATTTTTCTTGATGTGATAGAACTTGGATATATCGAACTTTTCCAAATGCTGGGGATCCTGTATTGTGATAATATCCTTGCGTTGGAATGGTGTATCATCCACCAAGTCCTTCCAGTTTTTGGTCTTAATGTTTAACTGATCGATTGCCTCCCAGCAGTAAACGTTGCCCGTTGTGCCCACAGCCACAATGTGCGAGTTTTTGCTGAAGGGCTTAAACAATGCGGGGCAATGGTATTCGTCGTTGGCATTTTTGTGAAAGTTAAGTTTGATCAAGGATTTGGAGTCCATTTTTTGGCCAGTAATGGGATTGACTTTAAATGCCTTCAAGAATGTCAATATAGCCTCATACTCGAAGACATTCCCATTGAGATCACTGTACGGCATTTCGAATGGTGCCATAGTTATGCAGCAATTGCCAAATGGTAAacgtttaaatttaatatgttcATTTTCCAAGGATTCCACTTTTTTGCCACCATAGAACTCGGTCCACTCGGTGTACGTTAAGTACCTAATAACAACGAACAGCAGTGAGTAATTAACTAATTATTAGACTGTATGACTTACATTTTATCCTTTTGATGCTGTCGTTTACCCATTTTGGCGGCTTTTTATGCAATTCCAACTTgtaagtaaacaaaaacaatcttataaaatttgttagaTATGGCAAATGACCGATAGGAGAGGATAAGTTATCGACTGTGGTAATGTGGTGGCCCACCGATAGACATCGAATGCACCCATAGGTAGCAGCTGTTGAGAGCTGTGGTCACACTGTCTACCCAAGCCGCGtcaaatttgttattgttaatttgtattgtttaAAACATGTCGCAACCGGCCAGAATGCCTGTATCAGAACCAAATATTGAAGAAGCCTTCAAAAGGCACAGCCCAATTGCGGGTAAAGTAAAAGCGGAATACGATAAAGCGCTTATGGAAATCTTTGCAGACATGGGGCAAGTTGTAATCAAATTTGAATTGCAAGCGTCCATACTGttattaatatgtatttacaatTTCAGTGCCATGTGCTTGGAACCGTTTGCAGCAATTCTATTGGAGCATGAGAACACTATCCTAAACAAGGATACTCTAATCGAACGTGTACGCGCGAGAATGAGCCAGGCGTTGCCCAAGATAAACGATCATTTTTTTGTGTCCAATGATGTTGGCAAGAAGTTGATTACCATGGAGGTGCTTAAGGAAAAGTTTGAACCCTATAAAGGCACTAGCTGGTGAGTTCTGAAAACAGCTGCTTATTAGCTTGCTATAACAATCAATAACCTAATTTTTAACAATTGCAGGAACGTTCATAAACTGACGCCAGAGGAACGGACACGGCCGGTGCGCATGCGCCTCATGGATTCCAGCATTCGATTTATCCAAAAGCAAATAGTTTCTCAGGAAAAGGCTATTGGGGTCAGTTCTAGTACAAATCTATTATGGTCTGATGGTATacattaaatatgtttttcctCAGATTGCCATGGCAAAGAGCAGAGAGAATCGCGAACGTATACAAAGCATTCAGAACGAACGCGTTAAACTTTACGCCCTGATGCATCAGCAAACGGGGTATTACAAGGAAATGAAACCAAAATTAATGGAACTTACGAAACTAATGATAGATAATGATAAGTAGCTAATAAGTTAAGCTTATGTGTATATTCTGCAATACGAAATATATTATGTAAAATAAACTTTacttaatatttttcaattataaattcaGCCAAACTATCGAAAATTGGAATCAGTCGACGGATCGATTATCATAACAGCCCTT
This window harbors:
- the LOC6626506 gene encoding mitochondrial translation release factor in rescue; the encoded protein is MLKLRSLAGALSSNLCRLASTAHLDYSRYPSLQESDIEETLLRGSGPGGQAVNKTNNCVFLRHLPTGITVKCHLHRLASKNRIEARKILLDKLDAHLNGEQSIAAQQKVLDQKKSSERKRRQGKLQEMKKTWQSRERGENEK
- the LOC6626505 gene encoding RING-type E3 ubiquitin-protein ligase PPIL2, producing the protein MGKRQHQKDKMYLTYTEWTEFYGGKKVESLENEHIKFKRLPFGNCCITMAPFEMPYSDLNGNVFEYEAILTFLKAFKVNPITGQKMDSKSLIKLNFHKNANDEYHCPALFKPFSKNSHIVAVGTTGNVYCWEAIDQLNIKTKNWKDLVDDTPFQRKDIITIQDPQHLEKFDISKFYHIKKNLRVLTAEEQLERKDPLGRIKTMNMETKETLAQLQKDYQPAEEAPSGSKRTADKFNAAHYSTGAVAASFTSTAMMPVSQSEAAIIDDDLVKYERVKKKGYVRLNTNFGPLNLELYCEQTPRACDNFIKHCADGYYNNVLFHRSIRNFIIQGGDPTGTGAGGKSIWGKMFEDEFKPNLSHTGRGMLSMANSGPNTNGSQFFITYRSCKQLDGKHTIFGKLVGGLETLQKMENIEVDNKDRPIEDIIIENAQVFVNPFEEAVEQLAKERAEEAASKQVAAIKLEQQKRLNEPLKKYREGVGKYLKPSAPKNPEPQSQLPGAQPAKKKKHTNGFGDFSSW
- the Nnf1a gene encoding uncharacterized protein Nnf1a; this translates as MSQPARMPVSEPNIEEAFKRHSPIAGKVKAEYDKALMEIFADMGAMCLEPFAAILLEHENTILNKDTLIERVRARMSQALPKINDHFFVSNDVGKKLITMEVLKEKFEPYKGTSWNVHKLTPEERTRPVRMRLMDSSIRFIQKQIVSQEKAIGIAMAKSRENRERIQSIQNERVKLYALMHQQTGYYKEMKPKLMELTKLMIDNDK